A single genomic interval of Pan paniscus chromosome 18, NHGRI_mPanPan1-v2.0_pri, whole genome shotgun sequence harbors:
- the SYCE1L gene encoding synaptonemal complex central element protein 1-like isoform X1: MVIKLQKVGFAPCFAFCGKPGSQCAPSIYIRAEAVLAREGSLEPQIEDLISQINELQQAKKKSNEELRETHSLWEALHRELDSLNGEKVHLEEVLGKKQEALRILQMHCQEKESEAQRLDVRGQLEDLMGQHKDLWEFHMLEQRLAREIRALERSKEQLLSERRLVRAKLREVERRLRSPPEVQGAMAVNDGLKAELEIFGEQVQSAPEVGAGEGEAGPELPRARDEEDPEPPVAAPDAL; the protein is encoded by the exons ATGGTGATAAAGCTGCAGAAAG TTGGTTTTGCACCTTGCTTTGCTTTTTGCGGGAAACCTGGGAGCCAGTGTGCACCCAGTATCTACATCAGAGCTGAGGCAGTGCTGGCCAGAG agGGAAGCCTGGAGCCACAGATAGAGGACCTGATTAGCCAGATTAATGAGCTTCAGCAAG CAAAGAAGAAATCCAATGAGGAACTGAGAGAGACCCACAGTCTCTGGGAGGCCCTGCATAGGGAATTAGACTCCT TGAATGGAGAGAAAGTGCACCTAGAGGAGGTCTTGGGCAAAAAGCAAG AGGCACTGAGGATCCTCCAGATGCACTGCCAAGAGAAGGAAAGCGAGGCTCAGAG GTTGGATGTCAGAGGACAGCTGGAGGATCTGATGGGCCAGCACAAGGACCTCTGGGAATTCCAC ATGCTGGAGCAGCGACTGGCCCGGGAGATCCGTGCCCTGGAGAGAAGCAAGGAGCAGCTGCTCTCGGAGA GGAGGCTGGTGCGCGCCAAGCTGCGGGAGGTGGAGCGGCGGCTGCGCTCGCCGCCTGAGGTCCAGGGCGCCATGGCGGTGAATGACGg GCTGAAGGCGGAGCTGGAGATATTCGGGGAGCAGGTCCAGAGCGCCCCCGAGGTCGGGGCCGGCGAGGGAGAG GCCGGACCTGAGCTCCCCCGCGCTCGCGACGAGGAGGATCCGGAGCCGCCGGTGGCTGCCCCTGACGCCCTCTAG
- the SYCE1L gene encoding synaptonemal complex central element protein 1-like isoform X2 has protein sequence MAGKLKPLNVEAPEAAEEAEGQAKSLKTEDLLAMVIKLQKEGSLEPQIEDLISQINELQQAKKKSNEELRETHSLWEALHRELDSLNGEKVHLEEVLGKKQEALRILQMHCQEKESEAQRLDVRGQLEDLMGQHKDLWEFHMLEQRLAREIRALERSKEQLLSERRLVRAKLREVERRLRSPPEVQGAMAVNDGLKAELEIFGEQVQSAPEVGAGEGEAGPELPRARDEEDPEPPVAAPDAL, from the exons ATGGCGGGGAAGCTGAAACCTCTGAATGTGGAGGCGCCAGaagctgctgaggaggctgaag GGCAAGCCAAGTCTTTGAAGACTGAAGACTTGCTGGCAATGGTGATAAAGCTGCAGAAAG agGGAAGCCTGGAGCCACAGATAGAGGACCTGATTAGCCAGATTAATGAGCTTCAGCAAG CAAAGAAGAAATCCAATGAGGAACTGAGAGAGACCCACAGTCTCTGGGAGGCCCTGCATAGGGAATTAGACTCCT TGAATGGAGAGAAAGTGCACCTAGAGGAGGTCTTGGGCAAAAAGCAAG AGGCACTGAGGATCCTCCAGATGCACTGCCAAGAGAAGGAAAGCGAGGCTCAGAG GTTGGATGTCAGAGGACAGCTGGAGGATCTGATGGGCCAGCACAAGGACCTCTGGGAATTCCAC ATGCTGGAGCAGCGACTGGCCCGGGAGATCCGTGCCCTGGAGAGAAGCAAGGAGCAGCTGCTCTCGGAGA GGAGGCTGGTGCGCGCCAAGCTGCGGGAGGTGGAGCGGCGGCTGCGCTCGCCGCCTGAGGTCCAGGGCGCCATGGCGGTGAATGACGg GCTGAAGGCGGAGCTGGAGATATTCGGGGAGCAGGTCCAGAGCGCCCCCGAGGTCGGGGCCGGCGAGGGAGAG GCCGGACCTGAGCTCCCCCGCGCTCGCGACGAGGAGGATCCGGAGCCGCCGGTGGCTGCCCCTGACGCCCTCTAG